The genomic segment AAGCGGAAGCTTACATAAGTACAGTATTAGCTGTACAATATTTCATTTACTGAGTTTATGGCATTTATACATTTGCAATGTTTAACATATGAATAGTGTTGGGCAATACCCTTTCAAATGCTTTCTGTGATACTTTAGCAAGGCCTTTCCAAGTCAAGCTAATCGTTTGAAGACACAGATTTCCCTAGGGTGCACTAGAGCAATATTTATTGAAGCGGTCACTTGATACTGTGGGAACTTATACACCTGTGTTACGAAGCCACCGCTGTTAGTTTTCTTTCTATGAGACGTATTTTCTGTCTAGGTTTGCTATGCTCGAGTTCTTGATTACAGAAGAAAGTTCATTGAGGCTGCCCAAAGATACAATGAGCTGTCCTATAAGAGCATAGTCCATGAAACTGAGCGACTGGAGGCATTGAAGCATGCTTTGCATTGCACTATTTTGGCATCAGCAGGTAAAACACACATTACATTTTTGTATAAAAGACCCAACATAGGGATTTCCTATCTCCTGAAGCAAGCCAGCTTGTGCGTTATTTGTGGGAAGGGGGATCTTGTCACTAAGACTTGGTGAGGAATCCAAAATTGTGAACACAGcgtcaaaattatttattagcaTAGTGTTAACTCAGAATTGGATTATTAATACTTCTGTGTCTTTGCCAGTGATAAGCTGGCATCTGCTAAAGATGCAGGAGATAGTGGCAAACAGTGTTTTGgaactgaacacaactgagttcCTTTGGTAGAGCTTTGTTGGTTAATTGCAtgtattgagaaaaaaaaatattataactGTCGTGTTTACCTGTGTCACAGTTTAAGGCAAGGtggcaataaaccatggcagatgctccctgttacTCCCTCACTTCCcaccacccctttcctttagatctgAAAGATGATAGGgaagataaggggaaaggaagagagacttagacttccagttggagagttttaaagggttttactaatgctactaataattAGAGAAtgtatacaaaatatacaaaaccaatctcaaatgctcgatgtggagttggcgtcactccagcagcagagctgggtgtgcagagctggcggctccagcaggtgcaggccaGGCCCACAGAAGCCATGggcaggacttcacagcaaaccaggacctggttgcagggatgcagggcctgaggcctgtagatcacaggcagacagactgGGTTctctctagatgccggccatggtcgaagagagagTGACCCTCCTGATCActctcttatatagggggtatgacggttctgggatggaatacttcagtcgttcagttctagtcacctgttccatccacccctccttaaacacgcccctctcacaacaGAACCTGGGAAAACTTAttagtctttcttggctaccatagtaataaatctaaatgtgagcttcttcagcattccattggtcttcttatcagcaccaagtacagcatcctaggaaaaatatgcaggctaaaactcagagaagtacagccacctagaagaacgcagatgaaagaaaaatcactaaaagagaaccggtctttttctaacaaaaccaggacaacctGTAAATGTTCAATGATTTGGTGATCATTTATGGGCATCTTTCTTGATTCTCCTAGGACAACAGCGTTCCCGCATGCTTGCTACACTCTTCAAGGATGAGAGATGCCAGCAGCTTGCAGCCTATGGCATCCTGGAGAAAATGTATCTTGACAGAATTATCCGTGGAAATCAACTGCAAGAGTTTGCAGCTATGCTAATGCCTCACCAAAAAGCAACTACTGCTGATGGTACATATTTCTCTAAAACCTTGTAATGTTAGGTGTTCATCCACAGGAGTCAGATTTGCACATTGCAGCAAGAGGTGTGATGGAAAAGAATTTAGTATTGCCATATGattatttaaaagttatttcCCAGAAAGTTACCCTCATGAGTATGGTTCAATAGTAAAGCTTCTTAGCCATAGTTCCTCTTTCTAACTGGCTGCTAAGGTTTTGAAATACTCTTCTGGAAGCTTGTAAAAATGTGGTTTCTTTGTCCTCTTCATTGACAGCTTCCCAGTGTTTCCAACCTTGTATCTGGCCTTTAGAGCTTCTCCAGTTCTAAGTCAGTGTTTTAAACAGGATGCTCAGAAACATGTGACATGCACATAGGCTGTAAATGGTCTGCGTGCATGGTAAATTTATTTGAACCGCTCTCTGACTGTTGACAGATGGTGAGGCAATGATTTGGACCTCACACTGTCTCTGAATTGTTTTCTGATCCATTCCACTGACATCTTCCTGGCTTTGTTCTTCCTGAAACCTCTGAGCTGTGAGAAATCATGTGAAGTAATAACTTCACTGGAATTCTAAACACACTGGTCTCAATTTTCTGAATTAGAAGAAtactgaaggggaaaaataaagaagcatGAAATACCTCTCAATCAGGCAAATCTTCCTGTTCAACAATACTCATTGATTAAGGACAAATAAACAACTGTGTAATTGCAGAGGTGAAAACTGGTTAAAGGTTCTTATTAACAATAAGCTGCAGTCCTTTcctttgtttgtgtgttgtttaTTTATAACCATACTCTTTGTCTTTATGAGTTAAAGAATGTCAGTTAGTTGGTATTTAATAATACGCTTATCTTCAGCTGGAGGTTAAAGGTCAAATTAGTTAAATTACTAAatcaagaagagagaaattacaTGAGGGTAATTACAGCCACAGTAAAAGAGAGATTTGTTGGACCCCTGACATGtgtaatgaatgaaaaaaaaaaaaaaaattcatttagcAAGTTTGAACTGGTCACAGGCGGTCATACTGCCTCAATTCTGATGTTGGGTCTTGTAGCAAAACAGAGGGCTCCACATGATTATTCTAGAAATTAGAACATGGTTTAAGCCACCTATCTTAAAACCAACCACGTGACATCCATTTCTTTTTGACTTTCTTCTGTCTACCATAAACTGATGCAAGGCAGGTGCATCTGGACCTTCTGCAGACATAacccttggggaaaaaaaggcattttccatCTGCTCTACAATATAAACCACGTATTTTAGCCTTACAGTAATGGATTCTTTTTCTCATCCAAACCCTAAGGTTCCAGTATCCTGGACAGAGCTGTTATTGAACACAACTTACTATCTGCAAGCAAACTTTACAACAACATTACTTTTGAAGAGCTTGGAGCGTTACTAGAAATCCCTGCAGCCAAGGTACCAGTTTTCTACGTATTGGGTAAAAAGAAGGAATATTAGGGACATGAGAAAACAGCTGTGgtaaatattaggaaaattgGTTAAATATTAGGAAAtcattaaatataataattaagTATTCCATGTTTTGAGGAAGGCTAAATATCTAGCGTATCTTATGAGAAGGAAAGGTACATGATGTGGAGTGAACAACAGTGGAGTTAGATGCTGCTGATACAACTTTCATAATTAGTGTTTTCTGTAGAGCTTTTTTCCCTGCCACGTGTGAAGAGGATGAAAGACTCATAAGGACTATTAAGTCTTAATAATGTTTAACttattttgtaatgaaaaagtttctagcttctttcttcattgtttcagGCAGAAAAGATAGCTTCTCAGATGATAACGGAGGGTCGCATGAATGGATTCATTGATCAGATTGATGGAATTGTTCATTTTGAAAGTAAGTTTGACCatggtaatttatttttttttagcacccTTCAGAGCAAGCTTTTTGAGTTGTTGCCTTACAACCTATGGAAATTTAAGTTTCTTAGTACCTTTCGTCTGAAGTGAGCTTGCTGTGTCTTGCTCTGGCCAGGAGGCGGCAGGGTTTACTGTAACAGAGGACCACACTTCGCCCACCCTCCCTCCTTGCTCCACCTTCTCTTACCCACAGGAAAGTGTGAATTTATTCCATTGGTTGCCTCGTAGGAACAGGTTCACCAAGAAGTTCTCTGTTCACTTCTACTTTGCAATGTAGGAGTTAGGCTTGTAACGGACAGCCAAAATCATTGTAGCTTTTGAATACAGAAATGAGCATGATGTAGCTGCAAAGAAGGCTTCTTCAGCGAGGTAGGTGAGGGCAGTGGCAGAATAAAAGGCTGCAGTTGAAAAGGCAAGGGAATTCTTAAGacttattttgatttatttggtgttttcttttgttttgtttttcagctcgTGAAGCTTTGCCAACTTGGGACAAGCAGATCCAGTCACTGTGTTTCCAGGTTAACAATCTGCTGGAGAAGATAAGTCAGACAGCCCCAGAATGGACAGCGCAGGCAATGGAGGCCCAGATGGCTCAGTGACTGCACAGCCACTGTCTGAACGGAGGCAATCAACCACCTGCTGTGCTGAAAGAGCAGGACTGTGAACCAAACGAATAACCCACCTTCATTTCCTCACTTTCTGCTTTCACTCTGGCTTAGGACACAATTAGGCGATACTGTGTTTGGTGTGACAGTCCCCCAGTTCTCTGAGCAGAggatgatgctgctgcttcctctgcaTTGCACTCTGCTGTCCAGAAAGCTGTGATTTACATGTAGAAGCAGCTGCAATGTCTGCAGAAagctttaattttcatttatttatttctttttcccccagctCTGTTACTACAGCTTTGTAACTCCTTACTTCCTATGGTGCTTGTCCTGCTGTGAAAATATAAGTGCCATGTTTCTTTCAGTTGTAATTATTCTAATAAAGGCTGTTTTGAGTGTTGTAGCGACCTGGGTTGCTTTTCTTAAGCAGTAGCATGAAATAAGTTGAGGTTTTGGAATTGTCATTTTCAGGTCCTGAAAATGTTAACTGAAAAACagcttgtttccttctctgtttatAAAATGCGAGTCTGAAATTGTAACTGAAGGAAATACAGACCCCTCTcctgcactggtgcagctggGCACAGAATTATCTGTGCTTAAGAGGTGGGGTAAAGACCCCAACCAGTGAACTCAGGGTCAGTGATGAGAACATAGCAGATGTGCCTTGTTTTATTCTCTGGGTCAGGACAAATTGGTGACATAACAAAAATATCCATGGTGGTTTTGTGGAACTGGAGGTGTCGTGAGAGACTCTGACAGGTGAGGAGTTTGCACTACAAAATATTAGACACCTGAAACGGGAGTGGCTGGAGAATACAGATGATTTACATAATGAGATAGGAGTAGTTTGGGCCTAAAATGCTCATGCACAGCAATGAAATAACAGTGGCACATCTGATGTTTATCATTCTGGAGCTGGACACTCATTACCTGTCTGCATGGCCTGCCAGATATATATGTCTTACTGTGCAATTTGCTGGAGAAGTTTTGATGGAGAGCTCTTCTGGTAGAGGAGAAACAAGATGTAGCTTCATCGATGTTCCTGTCCAGAACAACTCTGTTTTAATCTGGGGTGATCACGTTTGGGTTGCAATTCCAGCTTTGATGTGAATTGCCTTGGCTCTTTCATTTCAGTCAAGTAATAACACTTTCTGAGTTTTCAGTCCAACTCTGTTCATCCTAGACTTTTCGTCTCATAATCTGGAGAATGGCGGTGTCTTCTCGACTCAAGTTTTGGCTTAATCCACAACCctaatgcctttttttaaatttatttctctatttgcttatttattacacatgtttatatttttagtGCTGCTATATTTTTAGAcaggagctggtgaagggtGGTTGGTTCATCCATAAATAGGATGGACTTGTGTCAACCTGGCAGGTGGTATTTCTGAGTCCCAAAACAACTGGCCAAGTCAGTTATGATGGCTTCCAGTTGGCAGCATCCTATAGTTTCTGTGGGAGGGGGAGTAGTGGCAGAACAGCTGTGGGAGTAGGAAGGAGCTGCCCACCTCTTGACATGTTTCATGTAAAAGAGCAGTGGTAGAAAATCTCCCAGATCAGGGTTGGGTGGCTGTTGACCTTCAGTGTGGGCCAACATAGTCCAGTCAAGGGTCTCTGTTTACTCAGGCTGGTGTCTGGCACTCTAGGCACCCCCCTCTGATACCCTTGAGGCTCATCAGTCTTACTAAATAACCTCCTGCATTACCCTCTAATGCAGCAAAcgtaaataatttgtttgctACAGGAGAGACACTGGTATCTCAGTAGATGGCAGTAAGAGCCAGGCTGACAAGAGCCAGTCCTGCGTGCGCTGTAGACATCGGTGCAGTTCTGCTTCTTCCAGAACTCAGAACTAGCCCTGGTGATCCATTGGAcagcttattttatttccaggtGACCTTATTTCCTCTCAGTTCTCCTGATTACTTAGAAGGCAAGTATAGTGGCAAAACATTTATATAGACTGTAAGACAGttagatcatagaatcatagaatgctagggattggaagggacctcgaaagatcatgtagtccaatccccctgctggagcaggagcacctagatgaggctacacaggaacgtgtccaggcgggttttgaatgtctccagggaaggagactccacaacccccctgggcagcttgttccagtgctccgttaccctcaccgagaagaagtttcttctcaagtttaagtggaacctcttatgttccagcttaaacccattaccccttgtcctaccattgtttgtcactgagaagagcctggctccatcctcctgacactcaccctgtatatatttgtaaacattaatgaggtcactcctcagtctcctccaaactaaagagacccagatccctcagcctttcctcataagggagatgctccactcccttaatcatctttgttgccttgcgctggactctctccagcagttccctgtccttcttgaactgaggggcccagaactggacacaatattccaggtgttgtctcaccagggcagagtagaggggaaggagaacctctctcgatctactaaccactccccttctaatacaccccaggatgccattggccttcctggccacaagggcacagtgctggctcatggtcatcctgttgcccaccaggatccccagatccctctcccctacactgctgTCTAATGGATCATtctccaacttatactggaacctggggttattcctgcccagatgtaagactctacatttgcctttgttatatttaattaaatttttcctgcccaactctccagcctgtccaggtcacgctggatggcagcacagccttctggcctgtcagcgactcctcccagcttggtgtcatcagcaaacttagtGATAGTACattctagtccctcatccaagtcattgatgaatatattgaacagtactggccccagtaccgacccttgaggcactccactagatacaggcctccaaacGGACTCTGACCCAtcgaccacaactctctggcttcttttcttcagccagttcgcagtccacctcactacccgattgtCCAGACCAtgcttcctcagtttagctatgagaatgctgtgggagactgtgtcaaatgctttactgaagccaaggtagaccacatctaccaccctgccatcatctacccacctcgttatgtcctcataaaaggctatgaggttggtcaagcacgacttccccttggcaaagccatgttgactgcccctaatgaccctcttatccttgatatgccttgacaTGGCACCATTACTTTcccagttagggttagggttacacaatatttaatattttaaaattaatattaatatttaatatttaaatatttattacacAATATTTAATCAGTAATGCCTCAAGTTGTAATGTAATCTAGtgtcagcagaaaaaaaccccaccatttGAAAATTTTGATTAGGCTTTTGATCAATTCATTGATGTGAAGGGACTGACCTCATAATCTAAATAGAAACTTGGGAGTAGTGAGTTGACTGACTTACATTACAGCCTGAGATTTGGGGTGTAACTTTAACAGCTATGAACAAAATATTCAGTCCCAAGATTTCACTCATTTCACTGTTCCCatctgggagaaaaaacaaattcagaaCTATCTAATTATGAAAGTAACAGTTGTAGAGGAAGCCCAGGTCTTCTCCCTAGGTCTTGCCTCAGCTCCCCAGGGCTCCTGAGTGCTCCCTTCATCTCCCTTGGGCTCTCCAGGCCTCCACAAGGCTTTGCATGGCTCCCCAAAGCTCCCCTCATCTCCCCAGGGCTtgccccagctccccagggctcaCCTGTCCTCCTCAGGGCTCCTCTCAACTCCCCAAAACTTGTCTCggctccccagggctccccaTTCCTCCTCAAGGCTGTAGTGATGTGATGGAACCGATGGTGAGCTGTGGGGAGGACAGACTCATCACAGCTGGGACGATACGTAACTCTGAAACACCAGGCAGCGCATCTTTATTTCAAAggggaacacacacatggcaCAAAGAATTTTATTCTACACAAGCCACAGGGATGTCCTGGGCCGCTGCACAGCAACATGGTCTCTGCAGAGTTCTGGTGGAAAATGAGGGAGCGCTGCACGTTGCAGTGGACCCTCATCTTCCAACCTTGCACACAAGAATAACACTTCACCATCAGATGGCAGCAGAAAGTGGGAAGGCTCTGAAAAACtagggaggggaaaggaaggaaaaactaGGAaagcaagggggaaaaaaggacggaaaagctaagaaaaaaaaggagggtgggggggaaatgaaggaaaaaaggaagtaaaaaaaattgaagaaaaaggaTAAACTAGGAAAAAGGAGggtggagaaaaagaggaaggagaaactagggaaaaaaggagaaaaaaaccctagcTTCTGAAGAACTAGGCAGCCCCTCAAAAGAAATTACAATCCCAcactctaaccccaaccctaaccctaactctaacgctaaccctaacccctaaaccccaaccctaacccctaaccctaacccctaaccactaaccctaaccactaaccctaaccctaatcctaaacctaaacctaagcctaaccctaaccctaaccccaacccctaacactaaccctaacccctaaccctaaccctaaacctaacctctaaccctaaccctaaccccaaccctaaccctaacgctaacccttaaccctaaccctagcctcCAAATCGAACCAGAagcctaacccctaacccttaccctaaaccctaaccctaacccctaaccctaaacctaaactctaaaccctaaccctaacccttaccctataTGTCAATATGTCAATATGGcttaaaggaaacaaatgccGGCAAACAACCCATGTGGTGTTTCTTCAGCAGAAGCACTAGGGCTCGAAAATGTAGTTGTACAAATGTGGTAGATTTGGGCAACAAAAGGTACTAAACTTCACAGGAATTTGTGATTTGCTGGAGTTAGCTGTTCCGAGCTGATAGGATAAGAGTGAACTGACCTCATTCTAGCTATTTATTAAGGAATTCTTATCTGCTGAGGGCTGTTGTGAGAAACAGCCGCAACTCAGCATTTCTATTTACAGTCTGCAAGTAAATAGGTAATAGAACAGTAATTG from the Columba livia isolate bColLiv1 breed racing homer chromosome 4, bColLiv1.pat.W.v2, whole genome shotgun sequence genome contains:
- the COPS4 gene encoding COP9 signalosome complex subunit 4 isoform X3, encoding MVNENVSLVISRQLLTDFCTHLPSLPDSTAKEIYHFTLEKIQPRVISFEEQVASIRQHLASIYEKEEDWRNAAQVLVGIPLETGQKQYNVDYKLETYLKIARLYLEDDDPVQAEAYINRASLLQNESTNEQLQIHYKVCYARVLDYRRKFIEAAQRYNELSYKSIVHETERLEALKHALHCTILASAGQQRSRMLATLFKDERCQQLAAYGILEKMYLDRIIRGNQLQEFAAMLMPHQKATTADGSSILDRAVIEHNLLSASKLYNNITFEELGALLEIPAAKAEKIASQMITEGRMNGFIDQIDGIVHFETREALPTWDKQIQSLCFQVNNLLEKISQTAPEWTAQAMEAQMAQ
- the COPS4 gene encoding COP9 signalosome complex subunit 4 isoform X1, which produces MVGGGLRARGGDGGPANMAAAVRQDLAQLMNSSGSHKDLAGKYRQILEKAIQLSDVEQLEALKAFVEAMVNENVSLVISRQLLTDFCTHLPSLPDSTAKEIYHFTLEKIQPRVISFEEQVASIRQHLASIYEKEEDWRNAAQVLVGIPLETGQKQYNVDYKLETYLKIARLYLEDDDPVQAEAYINRASLLQNESTNEQLQIHYKVCYARVLDYRRKFIEAAQRYNELSYKSIVHETERLEALKHALHCTILASAGQQRSRMLATLFKDERCQQLAAYGILEKMYLDRIIRGNQLQEFAAMLMPHQKATTADGSSILDRAVIEHNLLSASKLYNNITFEELGALLEIPAAKAEKIASQMITEGRMNGFIDQIDGIVHFETREALPTWDKQIQSLCFQVNNLLEKISQTAPEWTAQAMEAQMAQ